CGATGACGGTGGCGCTGCGTGTGCGCCAGATGCAACAGACCCAGCAGCAACAGCAAAGCCAGAGCTGGTCATGATCCGTTCAGGGGTCGTCCTGTTAATCGAATCTGTTACCGTTCCCGTTCCTGAGGGGTGGCGGTCCGGTTCGGGCCGGGTCTTCTGACATGACTTACTGCGTCGGCATGATGGTGGATGAGGGGTTGGCGATGATCGCCGACACCCGCACGAACGCCGGCGTCGACAACATCTCCTCCTACAAGAAGCTGCATGTGACCGAGGTCACGGGCGAGCGGGTCATCGCCATTGCCACGGCCGGAAACCTGTCGGTGACCCAGACGGCCCTGGCCATGGTCGCCGAGGGCGTGCGGATGCCGGGCTCGGACACGCCCGAGACCCTGGAGACCGCGCCCACCCTGTTTCGCGCCGCCCAACTGGTCGGCTACTGCCTGAACCAGGTGCGGCAGGACCTGCAGCCGACGGTCGAGGCCGACGCGCTGAAGATCACCGCCTCCATGCTGCTGGGCGGCCAGGTCAAGGGCGGCAAGATGGGGCTGTACCTGATCTATGCCCAGGGCAACTTCATCGAGTGCGGCACCGACACGCCCTATCTGCAGATCGGCGAGCTGAAGTACGGCAAGCCCATTCTGGACCGGGCGCTGCGCCCCGACACGCCGATGTCGGAGGCGGTCAAGCTGGGGCTGATCAGCTTCGATTCCACCATCCGCTCGAACATCGCGGTCGGGCCGCCGTTCGACATGATCGTCATTCCCCGCAACAGCCTGCACGGCGATCAGCGCCGGATTGAAACCGACGATCCCTATTTCAAGGACCTGGGCCGACGCTGGTCCGAGGCCCTGGCCAACGCCCATCGCGCCATGCCCGACCCGCCCTGGATGGCGGAGGTGCCCCCGTTCCGGCCGTCGATGACGGTGGTGGGGTAAGGACCGACCTTCTCCCGCCCCCCGGGGGAGGGTCGTCGATGCGAAGCATCGGCGGGGTGGGAAGGACCGGCGATCCGGCCTCCGATCTTTGCTGCCCTGCCTTGCCGCCCCCACCCGGTCTCCGCTGCGCTACGACCACCCTCCCCCTGCGGGGAGGGAGAGAGACTGCGAATGATATTGAGACCAATTCTCAATTAGCCTTGCCATGCCGTGCCGGTCTGATATTGCGAGCCAGTCGCAATTCAAACACCGGATCGCCCAAGTGTCCCAGTCTCAAGCTTCTGTCCTTCGCGCCCTTCTGTCCGCCTCGACCGCCGCAGGGATGCTGTGCGCGACGCCGGTGCTGGCCGCGGATCCCGACACGGGCCTCGACCCCAACGATCCGGCCGCCCAGACCACCCTGTCGACCGTCGACGTCAACGGCCGACGCCACCGGCCCGAGCCGCGCTCGCCCGAGTTCGTGGCCGACCTGGTCGACACCCCCCGCGCCGTGACCGTGATCCCCCAGCGGGTGATCGAACAGACCGGTGCCACCTCGCTTCAGGACCTGCTGCGGACTTCGCCCGGCATCACCTTCGGGGCGGGGGAGGGCGGCCAGCCCCTGGCTGACCGGCCTTTCATCCGGGGACAGGCCTCGGGCAACAACGTCTTCCTCGACGGCATCCGCGACACCGGCGGGCAACAGCGCGAGGTCTTCGCCCTGGAACAGGTCGAGGTCATCAAGGGCCCGGACTCGGTCTATTCCGGGCGCGGGTCCGGCGGGGGCTCGATCAACCTGTCCTCCAAGACGCCCCGGCTGGAGCCCTTCACCACCGTCTCTCTGGGCGCGGGCACCGACGCCTATCTGCGCGGCACGGTCGACTGGAACGCGCCCCTCGGGGACACGGCCGCCCTGCGGATCAATCTGATGGGCAACCGGGGCGACGTGGCCGGTCGCGAGGCCGTCGACTACGACAAATGGGGCGCACTGATCTCGCTGGCGGCGGGGCTGGGCACCGACACCCACGCCACGGCCAGCTACTACCACCTGACATCCGACCAGATGCCCGATTACGGCATCCCGCTGTTCACCAAGATCGGGGTCCGGACCACGGAGTCGGGCGTGCTGGATGTGCCGCGCGACGCTTTCTATGGCCTGACCGCGCGGGACTATCTGACCAACACGGTCGATGCCTTCACCTTCGACATCACCCACCGCTTCTCAGACGCCGCGATCCTGAAGTCCGTCAGCCGGTTCTCGGAGACGCTGAACGACTACATCGTCACCAACCCCGGCGACGGCGGCTATGTCGGCCGCGCGGCGGACGGGACCTACTGGATGAAGCGGGGCACCAAGACGCGGTGGAACCCGGTCACGACCTGGGCCAACGTCACCGACCTGTCGGGCGTGTTCGCCACCGGCGGCCTGCGCCACAGCTATGACGTCGCGCTGGAACTGACCCGCGAGGTCAATCGCAACGCCAGCTATTCCACCTACACCACCGGTGGCGCGGCCTGCCCGACCGGACTGACCACGGTGTCAGGGAGCTATCCCACGGCGGCAGGGGCCCTGGGGGCCGGTGACTGCACCCGCGTCTATGCGCCCACGCCTGACGATGCCTGGACCGGCGTCATCAATCGGGGGCCGACCAGCCGGTCGACGACCGAGACGATCGGCGTCTCCGCCTTCGACAGCATCAGCCTGACCGACCGGCTGATCCTCAATCTGGGCGTCCGCTGGGACCAGT
This DNA window, taken from Brevundimonas subvibrioides ATCC 15264, encodes the following:
- a CDS encoding peptidase codes for the protein MTYCVGMMVDEGLAMIADTRTNAGVDNISSYKKLHVTEVTGERVIAIATAGNLSVTQTALAMVAEGVRMPGSDTPETLETAPTLFRAAQLVGYCLNQVRQDLQPTVEADALKITASMLLGGQVKGGKMGLYLIYAQGNFIECGTDTPYLQIGELKYGKPILDRALRPDTPMSEAVKLGLISFDSTIRSNIAVGPPFDMIVIPRNSLHGDQRRIETDDPYFKDLGRRWSEALANAHRAMPDPPWMAEVPPFRPSMTVVG
- a CDS encoding TonB-dependent receptor, with amino-acid sequence MLCATPVLAADPDTGLDPNDPAAQTTLSTVDVNGRRHRPEPRSPEFVADLVDTPRAVTVIPQRVIEQTGATSLQDLLRTSPGITFGAGEGGQPLADRPFIRGQASGNNVFLDGIRDTGGQQREVFALEQVEVIKGPDSVYSGRGSGGGSINLSSKTPRLEPFTTVSLGAGTDAYLRGTVDWNAPLGDTAALRINLMGNRGDVAGREAVDYDKWGALISLAAGLGTDTHATASYYHLTSDQMPDYGIPLFTKIGVRTTESGVLDVPRDAFYGLTARDYLTNTVDAFTFDITHRFSDAAILKSVSRFSETLNDYIVTNPGDGGYVGRAADGTYWMKRGTKTRWNPVTTWANVTDLSGVFATGGLRHSYDVALELTREVNRNASYSTYTTGGAACPTGLTTVSGSYPTAAGALGAGDCTRVYAPTPDDAWTGVINRGPTSRSTTETIGVSAFDSISLTDRLILNLGVRWDQYAVDGTTVNATQAAGVWTINPQVPAAGSTLAPGIVEVPRREWTFTNYQAGLVFKPTRNTSVYASYATASTPPTISAGDQNTAGGTGTGNLANVVLDPEETTNYEIGAKATFFREQLILSAAAFRLERQNAAILIEPNVFAQVGEARVQGIELGASGNVTDKWQVFGGYTWMESELVRGAYTGVNQGDPLANTPEHSFSLFTTYQVIPALSVGGGVYYVSTSFGGNQGGAGGGTNRIYAPEYTRVDLFASYDINPRTSLQLNVQNAGDEAYIIRTNGVHHADVAPARSATLALNLRF